In Asterias rubens chromosome 10, eAstRub1.3, whole genome shotgun sequence, the following proteins share a genomic window:
- the LOC117295671 gene encoding uncharacterized protein LOC117295671: protein MDEINGVHVTPKRRELRIVAQQVVRKFSKSFADTINGVTIGDGSSTLLQQLESRKENLQRQSGLNRLHKQASTSNESEPLHKKSKTKFNSYGCVKGQWQPDLLEGESHDTQEQKRELLKDEYEKLPWCTQTVDDNMKATYSTQRFEINNGKSVEDVLKQWPFLAEEKWLLDHFHSLTGIDLQELLNDSLMSKASRLFEYLKTKSNPASLVEVVHQIKTTDMVTRNDISDLPSTPCIAVIGNMYSPNAKHYLAIDGNIINSVKSDKALTMMFAAYYVFNIHYTKEASCTLDFVQRFFMGINPSDGSKTGVKKRDGNVSGKVFALATAMALFESDWTQTNEQ, encoded by the exons ATGGATGAAATCAACGGAGTGCATGTGACCCCTAAGAGAAGAGAACTGCGAATTGTTGCACAACAAGTTGTTCGAAAATTCAGCAAATCTTTCGCTGATACTATCAATGGTGTGACAATAGGCGATGGATCGTCTACTTTGCTGCAACAGTTAGAAAGTAGAAAGGAAAACCTCCAAAGGCAATCAGGTCTTAATCGCCTCCATAAACAAGCTTCAACTTCTAATGAAAGTGAACCGTTGCATAAGAAAtcgaaaacaaaattcaacagcTATGGATGTGTAAAGGGTCAGTGGCAACCAGATCTTCTGGAAGGGGAGTCGCATGACACACAAGAGCAGAAAAGGGAACTGCTGAAGGATGAGTATGAAAAACTGCCATGGTGTACACAAACTGTGGATGACAACATGAAAGCCACGTACAGCACACAACGCTTTGAAATAAACAATGGAAAGAGCGTTGAGGATGTTCTTAAGCAGTGGCCTTTCCTTGCTGAGGAGAAATGGCTCTTAGACCATTTCCACTCCCTAACAGGGATTGACTTACAAGAGTTACTAAATGATTCTCTTATGTCAAAGGCATCCAGGCTGTTTGAATATCTCAAAACAAAGAGTAACCCTGCATCATTGGTAGAAGTTGTGCATCAGATCAAAACCAct GACATGGTGACAAGAAATGACATCAGTGACCTTCCCTCTACACCCTGCATTGCAGTTATCG GAAACATGTACTCGCCTAATGCTAAGCATTATCTTGCAATCGATGGCAATATCATCAACTCGGTGAAGTCAGACAAAGCTTTAACCATGATGTTTGCAGCCTACTATGTTTTCAACATTCACTACACTAAGGAGGCATCCTGCACCCTAGATTTTGTTCAGAG ATTCTTCATGGGAATAAATCCGAGTGATGGGTCAAAGACTGGGGTGAAGAAGAGAGACGGCAATGTCAGTGGTAAAGTCTTTGCACTGGCCACTGCAATGGCCCTCTTCGAAAGTGACTGGACACAAACAAATGAGCAGTAA